The segment ATCTGTATGGAACGGAATTAGCCTGGCGTCAATGGTTATATTTAAAAGGAACCCACTTGGAATACCTGCCGTCAATCATTCATCTGCCCGTATCTTCACAATATCGGATGAAGACCTCGCCGTGGGATTGGCAGAGTCGAATAGCCATTGATTTATTAGCCCCATTGCCTGTAGAAAGTCATATTTCCATTACAGCAACAGAGCATTTTTTACGGAAACAATTTCTCAGTCCGCAGTATTTTCCTTTAAGTCATTCTACTGAAAATCCTATCACGCAATATCTTCAGCTTTTATCCCACTTAGACATTGTGAAACAGAAAACAGTTCATTCATTTACAAAAATCAATCCCGTTAAATTCCATAAAAATATAGAAGACGCTTTAAAGGCTGATGAAGCAATGATGGATTTTTTAGTAGCAAAGGCTTCAGACAAAATACAAGCATGACTTGCGCATAATTCGATATACTACTAATATGGTCTTTTTTAAAGGATTTTTTTATCAAATGTAGAATTAATGAAGTAGAGCGAAATAAAGGAGGAATATGTTTTGGCTAAAACGTCAAAGGAATTACCAAAACGCAGTGAATTACCTGAAGAATCCACATGGGACTTAGAGGCTATTTTTGCAACAGATGAAAAGTGGGAAGAAGAGTTAAAGAAACTGAAGGCGGATATTCCGGAAATTGAGAAATATCAAGGAAAGCTTTCTGAATCAGCTCAGAACTTGTACGGGCTGTTTCAGCTGCAGGATGAGCTTTCAATGCGGCTTGGGAAGCTGTTTACATATGCGCATATGCGTTATGATCAGGATACAACAAATTCATTTTACCAAGCACTTAACGCAAAAGCTGAGAATGTGCTGACACTAGCTTCCAGTTCGATGAGCTTTATTGTACCGGAAATACTTGAGATGGATGAGGCGACAATAAAAGGTTTTCTTGAAGAAAAGCAGGAATTACAAGCATACCAAAAGACGTTGGATGAAATTAATCGTCAGCGCCCCCATATATTAAGCCAGCGTGAAGAGGCATTACTGGCAGAAGCATCCGAGCCGTTGTCAAACGCGGCGCAAACGTTCAGCATGCTCAATAATGCTGATCTAAGCTTCCCATCCATTACAAATGATGATGGGGAAGAGGTCGACTTGACGCAGGGGAGATATATTGGATTTCTGGAATCAGAAAATCGTGATGTTCGTAAGGAAGCTTTTAAGGCAATGTATGATACGTATGGAGAATTTATCAATACATTTGCCTCCACCCTAAGTGGTAATTTGAAGACGAATAATTTTAATGCTAAAATCCGTAATTATGCATCAGCTAGAGAAGCAGCACTTGATGATAATCATATCCCAGAACAAGTGTATGATAATCTGGTTGAGGCTGTTAATGAAAAATTACCATTGCTTCACCGCTACGTGGCATTGCGGAAAAAGGTGTTAGAGTTGGATGACGTGCATATGTATGACATGTATACACCACTTGTCAAGGATGTCGATATGAAAATACCTTATGAAAAAGCACAGCAATATGTGCTGGAAGGTTTAGCCCCCCTTGGAGATGAATATGTGGACATTGTAAAAGAGGGCTATGAAAATCGCTGGATTGATGTTGAAGAGAATAAAGGGAAGCGCAGTGGTGCCTATTCATCAGGAACATACGGGACAAATCCATACATTCTGTTGAACTGGCAGGACAGTTTGAATGACACGTTTACCCTAGCACATGAGCTCGGACATTCTGTGCATAGCTATTATTCGAGAAAAACGCAGGACTTCCGTTATGGAAATTACTCGATTTTTGTAGCAGAGGTGGCGTCAACAACTAATGAGGCTTTGTTAAATGACTATCTGTTAAAGAATCTTGATGATGAGAAACAGAAGCTCTATTTGCTCAATCATTATCTAGAGGGCTTTCGTGGTACCGTATTCCGTCAAACCATGTTTGCTGAATTTGAGCATGATATTCATAAACGCTTGCAGGACGGGCAAGCGCTAACTGCGGAAAAACTAACGGAAATTTACTACGACTTAAATAAAAAATACTTCGGTGATGATGTTGTCTCAGATGAAGAAATTGGCTTGGAATGGGCAAGAATCCCACATTTTTATATGAATTATTATGTGTATCAATATGCAACAGGGTATTCGGCTGCAACATCGCTTGCGAATCAAATACTTTCAGGAAAAGATGGTGCAGTAGACCGTTATATTAACTTCTTGAAAGCAGGAAGTAGTGAATATCCAATTGAAATATTGAAGAAAGCCGGTGTGGATATGACATCTAAACAGCCGATTTTAGATGCCATGGATGTCTTTGAGGAAAAGCTAAACGAGTTGGAAATATTACTGCTAAAATAAATAAAAAACAGGATGATCAAATGATCATCCTGTTTTTTATTTATAGATACTTGAGCCTATCCTCTTTATCCTCTCACTTTAGTGAAACCCGGGCGCTTTTCCATTTTATGCCCACGATACATTCGCCTGTTTGTGAATGAATAAATGGTTAAATAAAGGCTTAAAAATAATAAAGGTAACGTAATGTACAACGGAATGATTTGCATGAGACCAAAGATATTTAGAACAAGAGCAAATATGGTAAGCAATAAGAAGAAAAAGGGAAGTAGACGCTGCATTTCACTCAACTCCTATCCATTTCATCGTAGCTTGTAACATTATATGTGTCTTTATTTGGAATAGAAGTGACATTTTTGTGAAACTATGCACAAACTATTGATTCTAATCGATTTTACTGGTATATTTAATTTGTAAGATAAACACAAACAAAACCCCTTTGTTTGATCATGAAACTTTCTCCCATCCCCCTTTGTATCTTACAAAGAGAGAGAATGAAAGGATACACGCTGCCCCGTGTATCCTTTATTTTTTGCTCGTTGAATGTTGCGCTCAGACTTATCAGCGTCCCGCTTTGCTAACCTTTGCACCACTCAGTCCGATATGCACAAAAAATAAGCCCTTAAAAAACAAAGGCTTATAGTTCACCTGATATATTTCCAGAAAGACCCATACTTTACAGGAATTCTTTCTACTTTTTGTGTTAATTGCAGTTTTTTCATTTCTTTTTCTGTTTTTGCAACTGTCCAGTCATAGACGACCGAAATCTCCTTGTTGCCAACAACACCGTAAAAGGATAGGAAGTCCTCCAATGGCGGTTTTTCAGAAGGGATAGGCTCTTTTTGCAGCATTTCTGCTAAAACAAGCACATAAATGTCATATGGATAAAGTCCGGATATTTTAATACCTTCTTGCTCAACGATTTGATTGAAGAAGACAATGGTTGGAATATAGTCTACTTCCATTTCTTTTGTTAATTTCAAATCAAGCTGTAGTGCTTTTTTGGCTGAGTCTGAATATAAATCTTCCTTAAATTCATTTATATCCAGTTTAGCTTCCCTTGCGCATTGGAATAAAACATCTTCTTCAGATATATTCTGTTTCTTAAGGAATAAGTTTTCCTGTACTCTGCGGAGAAAAATTCTCCCAGACTTTTTCCCTTGAAGCTCTGCAGCCTTTATTGCCAATGATGCAATCCATGGAAAAGAAACAGGGTTTTCGATCCATAAATCACCATCACAGCTCATACCGGTTCGTTTCGCCGTTTTTTCCCATATTGCCCTTAGCTTTCTTGGCTTATCAAATGGATCTTTATTTAGCGTATTTAATTGTCCGCTTACGATTGGGCGAATTGTGAAAAATCTCCCATATTCAATTGACAGTTTTTTTAAGTATGGTTCTAAAGACCAGCATTCCGGGCAAAGAGGATCAACAAAGACATAAATCTCAATGGGCTTTTGTACAAAATCAAAAAAGCTGTAATTAGCCGATGTGTTTGTCTGTTTTGAGCTTCTGAGCCCAGTTTGATTCCAACTCACATCGATTCTCCTTTCTCTTATTCCGGTGTGTTCATCATGTGGTTTGCTGTCAAGCTTAACTTTTCAAATATAGCTGTACGATAGGGTTCTTCTATTTCAGACGCGTGTAGTGCCTCTTCCATACATGCAAGCCAGGCATCTCTTCTTGCCGGCGTTATTGGAAAAGGTAAATGGCGTCTTCGCATCATTGGATGACCGCGCTCTTCGGAATAAAGCTTAGGCCCTCCGAAAAATTGAGTTAAAAATAATCGCT is part of the Virgibacillus sp. NKC19-16 genome and harbors:
- a CDS encoding globin domain-containing protein, with the translated sequence MQIEHGSLFEAIGGFNQIDKLVTSFYKRVGQHPLLIPIFPDDLTETARKQRLFLTQFFGGPKLYSEERGHPMMRRRHLPFPITPARRDAWLACMEEALHASEIEEPYRTAIFEKLSLTANHMMNTPE
- a CDS encoding ClpXP adapter SpxH family protein; amino-acid sequence: MSWNQTGLRSSKQTNTSANYSFFDFVQKPIEIYVFVDPLCPECWSLEPYLKKLSIEYGRFFTIRPIVSGQLNTLNKDPFDKPRKLRAIWEKTAKRTGMSCDGDLWIENPVSFPWIASLAIKAAELQGKKSGRIFLRRVQENLFLKKQNISEEDVLFQCAREAKLDINEFKEDLYSDSAKKALQLDLKLTKEMEVDYIPTIVFFNQIVEQEGIKISGLYPYDIYVLVLAEMLQKEPIPSEKPPLEDFLSFYGVVGNKEISVVYDWTVAKTEKEMKKLQLTQKVERIPVKYGSFWKYIR
- the pepF gene encoding oligoendopeptidase F, translating into MAKTSKELPKRSELPEESTWDLEAIFATDEKWEEELKKLKADIPEIEKYQGKLSESAQNLYGLFQLQDELSMRLGKLFTYAHMRYDQDTTNSFYQALNAKAENVLTLASSSMSFIVPEILEMDEATIKGFLEEKQELQAYQKTLDEINRQRPHILSQREEALLAEASEPLSNAAQTFSMLNNADLSFPSITNDDGEEVDLTQGRYIGFLESENRDVRKEAFKAMYDTYGEFINTFASTLSGNLKTNNFNAKIRNYASAREAALDDNHIPEQVYDNLVEAVNEKLPLLHRYVALRKKVLELDDVHMYDMYTPLVKDVDMKIPYEKAQQYVLEGLAPLGDEYVDIVKEGYENRWIDVEENKGKRSGAYSSGTYGTNPYILLNWQDSLNDTFTLAHELGHSVHSYYSRKTQDFRYGNYSIFVAEVASTTNEALLNDYLLKNLDDEKQKLYLLNHYLEGFRGTVFRQTMFAEFEHDIHKRLQDGQALTAEKLTEIYYDLNKKYFGDDVVSDEEIGLEWARIPHFYMNYYVYQYATGYSAATSLANQILSGKDGAVDRYINFLKAGSSEYPIEILKKAGVDMTSKQPILDAMDVFEEKLNELEILLLK